From one Paenibacillus sp. FSL K6-1330 genomic stretch:
- a CDS encoding sugar ABC transporter permease produces MSSTPEGKWTAEHGKWAKRKFRFTRNDWMGYLFSAPLIIGVIVFAIYPMFAALFMSFHQTSGLNLSGTWVGLSNYRYALEDSLFWQALTNTFVMGIWSVLLGIALSFILASLINNLKWHLGRNFFKAVYFLPNVVSGVATSLLFSFLFFPSKEGLINFVIGLFGIDPVGWFTNPEVARYSIVLMSLWGALGYNTIIFLAGLQSVPRDLYEAAEVDGAGTYRKWWYITIPYLRPIFVFMLIMGTIGGMKRFTDVWLIGGTAGNPGGSLMTVVLYIYRNAFLSSQMGLATAVSYLLFVIILILTVFLMLLNRRKDSLD; encoded by the coding sequence TTGTCATCCACCCCAGAAGGGAAATGGACTGCGGAGCATGGGAAATGGGCTAAACGAAAGTTCAGATTTACGCGTAATGACTGGATGGGTTATCTATTCAGCGCCCCTCTGATTATCGGTGTCATCGTATTCGCCATCTATCCCATGTTCGCCGCACTGTTTATGAGTTTTCATCAGACATCCGGGCTCAATTTATCCGGCACTTGGGTGGGCCTGAGCAACTACCGTTACGCATTAGAAGATTCCTTATTTTGGCAAGCGCTTACAAATACGTTTGTCATGGGGATTTGGTCTGTACTGCTTGGTATTGCACTGTCGTTTATTCTGGCGAGCCTGATTAATAATCTGAAATGGCATCTGGGACGCAATTTTTTCAAAGCGGTATATTTTCTGCCCAATGTCGTGTCCGGCGTTGCTACAAGCCTGTTGTTCTCCTTCTTGTTTTTTCCGTCCAAGGAAGGGCTGATCAACTTTGTAATTGGTTTGTTTGGTATCGATCCTGTCGGCTGGTTCACGAACCCGGAAGTCGCGCGTTACAGTATTGTGCTCATGAGCTTGTGGGGTGCGCTTGGGTATAACACGATTATTTTTCTGGCTGGTTTGCAAAGCGTCCCTCGGGATCTCTATGAAGCTGCAGAGGTGGATGGGGCTGGCACCTACCGGAAATGGTGGTACATTACAATCCCATACTTGCGTCCGATCTTTGTGTTCATGCTCATCATGGGTACCATCGGCGGAATGAAACGGTTTACGGATGTATGGTTAATCGGGGGAACCGCAGGCAATCCTGGGGGAAGCTTGATGACCGTAGTGCTGTATATTTACCGAAATGCGTTTCTCTCTTCGCAGATGGGGCTGGCTACGGCTGTATCCTATCTGTTATTCGTCATCATACTCATCCTAACCGTGTTCCTCATGCTGCTCAACCGCCGCAAAGACAGTTTGGACTAA
- a CDS encoding carbohydrate ABC transporter permease, whose amino-acid sequence MSSSALPKELVRRKRITLQQLILTLVLLVGSFIMIVPFLWMLVTSFDWAARLNISFPPKIWPEEPSIRTYEAAFTNINMFRYIGNSTLVSAGVIIISSLSALLSGYALSKLRFKGANFVLLLALSTMMIPFEMTMIPQYLLFSKLGLVDNYLAFYLPAMNYAFGTFLAKAFFDQLPSSLREAAVLDGAKEITVFSRVYLPLCTPIIATMVILLFLGVWNDMLWPLLILKSAAKYTIQIGLAMFTYNNGINQQPSIIMAATTTSLIPVIVVYMFLQRYIIESIALSGIKQ is encoded by the coding sequence ATGAGCAGTTCAGCCTTGCCCAAGGAGCTTGTGCGCCGTAAACGAATCACACTTCAACAGCTGATACTAACGCTGGTTCTGTTGGTAGGTTCATTCATCATGATTGTGCCATTCTTATGGATGCTGGTAACGAGCTTCGATTGGGCTGCACGATTAAATATTTCATTCCCGCCGAAAATATGGCCGGAAGAGCCTTCGATCCGAACATATGAAGCCGCCTTCACCAACATTAATATGTTTCGATACATCGGCAACTCCACGCTTGTAAGTGCAGGGGTCATTATCATCAGCTCATTGTCCGCACTATTATCCGGTTATGCCTTATCCAAGCTCCGCTTCAAAGGAGCAAACTTCGTCCTGCTGCTAGCGCTAAGCACGATGATGATTCCGTTCGAAATGACGATGATTCCGCAGTATCTTTTGTTCAGTAAACTCGGACTGGTCGATAACTACTTGGCTTTTTATTTGCCAGCCATGAACTATGCGTTCGGTACGTTTTTAGCCAAAGCCTTCTTTGATCAATTACCCAGCAGTTTAAGGGAAGCTGCCGTTCTGGATGGCGCCAAGGAAATCACCGTATTCAGCCGGGTATATCTGCCGCTGTGTACGCCCATTATCGCCACCATGGTCATTCTGCTGTTCTTAGGCGTATGGAATGATATGCTGTGGCCGCTGCTGATCTTAAAATCGGCTGCCAAGTACACGATCCAGATTGGATTGGCCATGTTTACGTATAACAACGGAATCAATCAGCAGCCATCGATCATTATGGCAGCAACGACTACGAGCCTCATTCCGGTTATCGTCGTTTATATGTTCCTGCAGCGTTATATCATCGAGAGCATTGCGCTATCCGGCATCAAGCAGTAA